A genome region from Bufo gargarizans isolate SCDJY-AF-19 chromosome 2, ASM1485885v1, whole genome shotgun sequence includes the following:
- the LOC122925427 gene encoding olfactory receptor 11A1-like, with protein MVLTNNITSIILLGFPNHENITFMLFSLLVIIFGGTISGNLLIMVLYLVSKTLRSPMYFFITQLSLFDLLLTTDIVPVLLHTVLYGRSTMTLIGCIIQFSVFVISDSSECFLLSVMSYDRYLAICNPLRYLSIMTHNFCVTSVSVIWLLAFIVTLINIISIYSLHFCGPHVIDHFYCDYDPILQLSCSDTSIIHKLNLIMGCFIVTGPFIIIVMSYVYIVITILKIPSNTGKYKAFSTCSSHLIVVSVFYGTLMIVYMFPTKGQSLILSKILSLMYTVLTPLLNPIIYTLRNKDIKNALNKLKV; from the coding sequence ATGGTCTTGACAAACAATATCACCTCCATCATCCTTCTGGGATTTCCAAATCATGAGAACATCACATTTATGTTGTTCTCATTACTAGTTATTATATTCGGTGGAACCATTTCAGGAAACCTTCTTATCATGGTCTTGTATTTAGTAAGTAAAACCCTTCGATCCCCCATGTACTTCTTCATTACACAGCTGTCGTTATTTGACCTCCTGTTGACTACAGATATAGTCCCTGTCCTTCTTCACACTGTACTGTATGGAAGAAGTACTATGACTCTCATCGGCTGCATAATCCAGTTTTCTGTTTTTGTCATATCAGACTCCTCAGAATGTTTTCTACTGTCAGTGATGTCTTATGATCGTTATCTGGCCATCTGTAACCCCCTTCGTTATCTTTCCATCATGACTCATAATTTCTGTGTTACGTCTGTAAGTGTTATTTGGTTGTTGGCTTTTATTGTAACCCTGATCAATATTATCTCCATCTATAGTTTACATTTCTGTGGACCACACGTCATTGACCATTTCTACTGTGACTATGATCCTATACTGCAGCTCTCCTGCTCTGATACATCCATTATACATAAATTGAATCTTATAATGGGATGTTTCATTGTTACAGGACCTTTCATAATAATTGTGATGTCCTATGTGTACATTGTCATCACCATTCTGAAGATCCCgtccaataccggaaaatataaagccttctccacctgtaGCTCTCATCTCATTGTGGTTTCCGTGTTTTATGGGACATTAATGATTGTTTATATGTTTCCTACAAAAGGACAGTCCCTGATCCTGAGTAAGATCTTGTCTCTGATGTATACTGTGCTGACCCCACTGCTCAATCCTATTATATACACTCTGAGGAACAAAGACATTAAGAACGCTCTCAAtaaacttaaagtgtaa